One region of Mangifera indica cultivar Alphonso chromosome 3, CATAS_Mindica_2.1, whole genome shotgun sequence genomic DNA includes:
- the LOC123210413 gene encoding serine/threonine-protein kinase BLUS1-like — MIERRQYPIGAEHYTLYEEVGNGVSAVVHRALCIPFNEAVAIKILDFERNNSDLSTISREAQTMVLVDHPNVLKSHCSFVSDHNLWVVMPYMAGGSCLHILKAAYPNGFEEAVIATILREVLKGLEYLHHHGHIHRDVKAGNILIDARSGVKLGDFGVSACLFDSGDRQRMRNTFVGTPCWMAPEVMEQLHGYDFKADIWSFGITALELAHGHAPFSKYPPMKVLLMTLQNAPPSLDYERDRKFSKSFKQMIASCLVKDPSKRPSAKKLIKHSFFKQARSNDYIARTLLEGLPALGDRIEALKRKEEDMLAQKKMPDGQKEEISQNEYKRGISGWNFNLEDMKAQASLIQDEDTVSDNSQAGSSIILSCLDNKQEIQSESQVAEMVNNDLIQNLHQLGDSTNVISKFDKFEDDSSNGSPPFEQYAMLNSSSCLDDYNQKSLHEKPSLEIHVKNLEGTDVSHVQRNGSSSVNITESIVSSVCKESEKLQNQPQNSSYCNGMATSTTGEGLLHEIPSKGSKSSANSDELDEKAKPPIIQQRGRFKVTSENVYLEMVAPTPSLQKSHSMQVLTQHPALTTLSAPPDVMQPSLSGNSLFLVLHSLLQTNLLQRESILNLMKQISVGDSTANRAVDGSGTSINMASIERSLLEASHDREKELLHEITELQWRLICAQDELQKYKTANAQV, encoded by the exons ATGATTGAGAGGAGGCAGTATCCGATTGGAGCGGAGCATTACACGCTCTATGAAGAGGTCGGTAATGGCGTCAGCGCTGTGGTTCATCGTGCTCTTTGTATACCTTTCAATGAGGCTGTTGCTATCAAGATTCTTGATTTCGAACGTAACAACAGCGATCTG AGCACCATTTCTCGTGAAGCACAGACAATGGTCTTGGTTGACCATCCTAATGTGCTTAAATCACACTGCTCCTTTGTTAGTGATCATAATCTGTGGGTTGTTATGCCGTACATGGCTGGGGGATCTTGCCTTCACATACTGAAGGCTGCATATCCTAATGGATTTGAGGAGGCGGTTATAGCAACAATACTCCGTGAGGTATTAAAGGGTTTAGAGTATCTTCATCATCATGGACACATACACCGAGATGTCAAA GCTGGGAATATTCTCATTGATGCACGCAGTGGAGTCAAACTTGGCGATTTTGGTGTTTCTGCTTGCCTTTTTGATTCTGGTGATAGACAGCGCATGAGGAATACTTTTGTAGGAACACCTTGCTG GATGGCACCTGAGGTTATGGAGCAGTTACATGGTTATGATTTTAA GGCTGATATCTGGTCATTTGGTATAACTGCATTAGAGCTTGCCCATGGCCACGCTCCTTTCTCAAAATATCCTCCAATGAAG GTACTGCTTATGACCTTGCAAAATGCACCTCCTAGCCTTGATTATGAAAGAGATAGGAAGTTCTCTAAG TCTTTTAAGCAGATGATTGCTAGTTGCTTGGTGAAAGATCCTTCAAAAAGGCCTTCTGCAAAGAAGTTGATAAAGCATTCCTTTTTCAAGCAAGCAAGGTCAAATGATTATATAGCACGAACACTTTTGGAGGGGTTGCCTGCGCTTGGTGATCGTATTGAGGCATTGAAG agaaaggaagaagataTGCTTGCTCAGAAGAAAATGCCAGATGGGCAAAAGGAGGAAATATCACAG AATGAATACAAACGGGGGATCAGTGGTTGGAACTTCAACCTTGAAGATATGAAGGCTCAGGCGTCCCTG ATCCAAGATGAGGACACAGTATCTGATAATAGTCAAGCAGGGAGCTCGATTATTTTGTCTTGCTTGGACAACAAGCAAGAGATACAATCAGAGAGCCAAGTTGCAGAGATG GTTAACAATGATTTGATACAGAATCTTCATCAGTTAGGTGACTCAACAAATGTCATTTCCAA atttgataaatttgaagatGATTCCAGTAATGGTAGTCCACCTTTTGAACAATATGCTATGTTGAATAGCTCATCTTGTCTTGATGATTACAATCAAAAAAGTCTGCACGAAAAGCCTTCTTTAGAGATCCATGTAAAGAATTTGGAGGGTACTGATGTTTCTCATGTGCAAAGAAACGGGAGTTCATCAGTCAATATCACAGAAAGTATTGTCTCTTCAGTTTGCAAAGAGAG TGAAAAGTTACAAAATCAGCCTCAAAACAGTTCATACTGCAACGGCATGGCAACATCTACAACAGGAGAGGGTTTACTTCATGAAATTCCTTCAAAAGGGTCTAAATCATCAG CAAACAGTGATGAACTCGATGAGAAAGCTAAACCACCAATTATTCAGCAAAGGGGTCGCTTTAAAGTTACATCTGAGAATGTTTACTTGGAAATG GTGGCACCTACTCCTTCACTGCAAAAGAGTCACAGCATGCAG GTTCTTACCCAACATCCTGCATTAACTACTTTATCTGCACCACCTGATGTTATGCAACCAAGTCTTTCGGGCAATTCTCTTTTCCTGGTGTTGCATTCTCTGCTGCAGACAAATCTTCTTCAAAGG GAGAGTATTCTAAATCTAATGAAGCAAATCTCAGTTGGAGACTCAACAG CTAATCGTGCAGTTGATGGAAGCGGAACGTCAATAAATATGGCTTCTATAGAAAGATCTTTG